In Malus sylvestris chromosome 15, drMalSylv7.2, whole genome shotgun sequence, a single genomic region encodes these proteins:
- the LOC126601433 gene encoding leucine-rich repeat receptor-like serine/threonine-protein kinase SKM1 isoform X2: MMIKMEKRQPHQTRLIWCMLVFLFFFSIHTCALDGSEERQLLLSFKASVNDPSHYLSNWNTSANTLCNWHGITCNDNNNIKAIELTGRNISGRLSSSIFHLSHIETIDLSNNQLSGQLPNDMFISGSNSLRRLNFSNNILTSTLPQGSLTTLEVLDLSNNMISGIIPNNVGLLSTLKFLDLGGNMLVGTIPSSISNMSSLEYLTLASNQLVGKIPAQLGQMKNLKWIYLGYNNLSGNIPEQIGPVPQSLFSLEKLVSLDLSDNFLSGEIPECVFNLQNVEILHLFSNNFTGKIPKALASLPRLQVLQLWSNKFSGQIPKRLGNQNSLTVLDLSSNNLTGKIPDTLCDSGRLFKLILFSNSLEGAIPRSLSSCKSLSRVRLQNNRLSGELLAEFTKLPLVYFLDISGNNLSGRIDDRKWDMPSLQMLNMARNRFFGKLPETFGGQKLENLDLSENWFSGSILPSFGNFPELMQLKLSHNELSGPIPQQLSSCKKLVSLDLSHNRLTGTIPTSLSDMPVLGDLDLSENQISGEVPLNLGAKVSLVQVNISHNKLHGILPPTAVFLAIDASAVDGNNLCGGGDTMSALPPCKSVKRNPTWWFIVTCFLVALLAFGVASYLFVLLRRRKELEVKSVEIKERIWELQFFESKVSRSVTIHDILSAAKEDNIIAKGKNGISYKGESVSNGMQFVVKEDSVKSLPPSFWSQMVELGKLRHPNVIKLIGICHSENDAYVLYEYCEGKVLTQVMRDLSWDQRRKIAVGIAKALRFLHCCCSPSLVAGCMSPEKVIVDAKDEPHIRLSLSAQVRTDSRGFIASAYIAPDAKESKVITEKSDIYGFGLVLIELLTGKGPTDTEFGAHQSVVEWARYCYSDCHLDVWTDLVIREHVSSNQNEIVETLNLALHCTAGDPTARPCANELYKTLDSILRTSRSCVPDLKVSSPF; the protein is encoded by the exons ATGATGATCAAGATGGAAAAGAGACAACCTCATCAAACACGTCTCATATGGTGCATGCTCGtgttcttattcttcttctcaaTTCATACTTGTGCTTTGGATGGTAGTGAGGAACGTCAGCTTCTCTTATCCTTCAAAGCTTCTGTCAACGACCCTTCACACTACCTCTCAAACTGGAACACTTCAGCCAACACTTTATGCAATTGGCATGGCATCACATGCAACGACAATAACAACATCAAGGCCATCGAGCTCACCGGAAGAAACATCTCCGGCAGGTTATCATCCTCCATCTTCCACTTGTCTCACATTGAAACCATCGACCTCTCCAACAATCAGCTATCCGGCCAACTCCCCAATGACATGTTCATCAGTGGGTCCAATTCGCTTCGCCGTCTCAATTTCAGCAACAACATCTTAACCAGCACACTTCCACAAGGCTCACTCACAACCCTTGAGGTACTAGACTTGTCCAACAACATGATTTCAGGCATAATCCCAAACAACGTCGGATTGCTTTCTACGTTGAAGTTTCTTGACCTTGGAGGAAATATGTTGGTGGGAACCATCCCTAGCTCCATATCAAACATGTCTAGCTTGGAGTACTTGACTTTGGCATCAAACCAACTTGTTGGAAAAATTCCAGCACAATTAGGCCAAATGAAGAACTTGAAGTGGATTTACTTGGGCTACAACAATCTCTCCGGCAATATACCGGAACAAATTG GTCCAGTTCCACAATCATTATTCAGTCTCGAGAAACTCGTTTCTCTCGACCTTAGTGACAATTTTCTTTCAGGAGAGATTCCCGAATGTGTTTTCAACCTCCAAAACGTGGAAATCCTCCATCTTTTTTCAAACAACTTCACGGGAAAAATTCCCAAAGCTCTGGCTTCTCTGCCAAGGCTTCAAGTCCTTCAGTTATGGTCAAACAAGTTCTCGGGCCAAATCCCAAAACGTCTCGGAAATCAAAACAGCCTCACTGTCTTAGACCTTTCCTCAAACAACCTTACTGGGAAAATACCCGATACGCTATGCGACTCGGGCCGGCTTTTTAAGCTCATCCTCTTCTCGAATTCACTCGAAGGCGCAATCCCGCGAAGCTTGTCTTCTTGCAAGAGCTTGAGCAGAGTCAGACTCCAGAACAACAGGCTTTCAGGTGAATTATTGGCAGAGTTCACCAAACTCCCACTTGTCTATTTCCTGGATATCTCGGGCAACAATCTCTCTGGAAGAATCGACGACAGAAAGTGGGACATGCCATCTCTTCAAATGCTGAATATGGCGAGAAATCGATTTTTCGGGAAGTTACCGGAAACTTTCGGGGGCCAAAAGCTGGAGAACTTGGACTTGTCCGAAAATTGGTTCTCAGGAAGTATCTTGCCGAGTTTCGGGAACTTTCCGGAGCTAATGCAATTGAAGCTTTCTCACAATGAGCTCTCTGGTCCCATCCCTCAACAATTGTCTTCATGCAAAAAACTCGTTAGCCTCGACCTCAGCCACAACCGCCTCACCGGCACGATTCCCACTAGCCTGTCTGATATGCCGGTTCTGGGGGACCTAGATTTGTCCGAAAACCAAATATCGGGCGAGGTTCCGCTGAATTTGGGCGCTAAAGTATCGCTTGTTCAAGTCAACATTTCCCACAACAAACTCCACGGCATATTGCCGCCCACAGCAGTGTTTCTTGCCATAGATGCCAGCGCAGTGGACGGCAACAACCTCTGTGGTGGCGGTGACACTATGAGTGCTCTACCGCCGTGTAAGAGCGTTAAGAGAAACCCTACTTGGTGGTTTATTGTCACGTGTTTTCTTGTTGCATTATTGGCTTTTGGAGTTGCCAGTTATTTGTTTGTGTTATTGAGGAGGAGAAAGGAATTGGAGGTTAAATCGGTGGAGATCAAAGAAAGGATTTGGGAGCTGCAGTTTTTCGAATCAAAGGTTTCAAGATCGGTTACGATTCATGACATTTTATCGGCAGCCAAAGAAGATAATATCATTGCAAAGGGTAAGAATGGGATTTCATATAAAGGAGAATCGGTTTCCAACGGAATGCAATTCGTGGTAAAAGAGGATTCTGTGAAATCACTTCCACCAAGCTTTTGGTCACAGATGGTTGAACTTGGGAAGCTTAGGCACCCCAATGTGATCAAACTGATCGGAATATGTCATTCCGAAAACGATGCGTATGTGCTTTATGAGTATTGTGAAGGGAAAGTGTTGACTCAAGTTATgagagatttgagttgggatcAGCGCCGGAAAATTGCCGTTGGGATTGCGAAAGCACTACGTTTCTTGCATTGTTGTTGCTCGCCGAGCCTTGTAGCTGGTTGTATGTCACCAGAGAAAGTGATTGTGGACGCAAAAGATGAGCCTCATATTCGATTGAGTCTCTCCGCACAAGTTCGGACGGACTCCAGGGGATTCATTGCTTCTGCATACATTGCTCCGG ATGCTAAAGAAAGCAAAGTCATTACAGAGAAGAGTGACATATATGGGTTTGGGCTCGTCTTGATCGAATTGCTGACCGGAAAAGGCCCCACCGACACTGAATTTGGCGCGCACCAGAGCGTCGTCGAATGGGCACGGTACTGCTACTCTGACTGCCATCTTGATGTCTGGACCGACTTGGTGATCAGAGAACACGTGTCGAGCAATCAGAACGAGATTGTGGAAACCTTGAACCTAGCTCTTCACTGCACTGCTGGTGACCCCACTGCTAGACCATGCGCGAATGAACTGTATAAAACCCTAGACTCTATTCTGAGGA
- the LOC126601433 gene encoding leucine-rich repeat receptor-like serine/threonine-protein kinase SKM1 isoform X1 has translation MMIKMEKRQPHQTRLIWCMLVFLFFFSIHTCALDGSEERQLLLSFKASVNDPSHYLSNWNTSANTLCNWHGITCNDNNNIKAIELTGRNISGRLSSSIFHLSHIETIDLSNNQLSGQLPNDMFISGSNSLRRLNFSNNILTSTLPQGSLTTLEVLDLSNNMISGIIPNNVGLLSTLKFLDLGGNMLVGTIPSSISNMSSLEYLTLASNQLVGKIPAQLGQMKNLKWIYLGYNNLSGNIPEQIGNLFLLNHLNLVYNNLTGEIPFTISNLTNLRYLFLYGNKLTGPVPQSLFSLEKLVSLDLSDNFLSGEIPECVFNLQNVEILHLFSNNFTGKIPKALASLPRLQVLQLWSNKFSGQIPKRLGNQNSLTVLDLSSNNLTGKIPDTLCDSGRLFKLILFSNSLEGAIPRSLSSCKSLSRVRLQNNRLSGELLAEFTKLPLVYFLDISGNNLSGRIDDRKWDMPSLQMLNMARNRFFGKLPETFGGQKLENLDLSENWFSGSILPSFGNFPELMQLKLSHNELSGPIPQQLSSCKKLVSLDLSHNRLTGTIPTSLSDMPVLGDLDLSENQISGEVPLNLGAKVSLVQVNISHNKLHGILPPTAVFLAIDASAVDGNNLCGGGDTMSALPPCKSVKRNPTWWFIVTCFLVALLAFGVASYLFVLLRRRKELEVKSVEIKERIWELQFFESKVSRSVTIHDILSAAKEDNIIAKGKNGISYKGESVSNGMQFVVKEDSVKSLPPSFWSQMVELGKLRHPNVIKLIGICHSENDAYVLYEYCEGKVLTQVMRDLSWDQRRKIAVGIAKALRFLHCCCSPSLVAGCMSPEKVIVDAKDEPHIRLSLSAQVRTDSRGFIASAYIAPDAKESKVITEKSDIYGFGLVLIELLTGKGPTDTEFGAHQSVVEWARYCYSDCHLDVWTDLVIREHVSSNQNEIVETLNLALHCTAGDPTARPCANELYKTLDSILRTSRSCVPDLKVSSPF, from the exons ATGATGATCAAGATGGAAAAGAGACAACCTCATCAAACACGTCTCATATGGTGCATGCTCGtgttcttattcttcttctcaaTTCATACTTGTGCTTTGGATGGTAGTGAGGAACGTCAGCTTCTCTTATCCTTCAAAGCTTCTGTCAACGACCCTTCACACTACCTCTCAAACTGGAACACTTCAGCCAACACTTTATGCAATTGGCATGGCATCACATGCAACGACAATAACAACATCAAGGCCATCGAGCTCACCGGAAGAAACATCTCCGGCAGGTTATCATCCTCCATCTTCCACTTGTCTCACATTGAAACCATCGACCTCTCCAACAATCAGCTATCCGGCCAACTCCCCAATGACATGTTCATCAGTGGGTCCAATTCGCTTCGCCGTCTCAATTTCAGCAACAACATCTTAACCAGCACACTTCCACAAGGCTCACTCACAACCCTTGAGGTACTAGACTTGTCCAACAACATGATTTCAGGCATAATCCCAAACAACGTCGGATTGCTTTCTACGTTGAAGTTTCTTGACCTTGGAGGAAATATGTTGGTGGGAACCATCCCTAGCTCCATATCAAACATGTCTAGCTTGGAGTACTTGACTTTGGCATCAAACCAACTTGTTGGAAAAATTCCAGCACAATTAGGCCAAATGAAGAACTTGAAGTGGATTTACTTGGGCTACAACAATCTCTCCGGCAATATACCGGAACAAATTGGTAACCTTTTTCTGTTAAATCATCTCAATCTTGTTTACAACAATCTCACCGGCGAAATCCCATTCACAATCAGCAACCTTACTAATCTTCGGTACCTTTTCCTCTACGGAAACAAACTCACAGGTCCAGTTCCACAATCATTATTCAGTCTCGAGAAACTCGTTTCTCTCGACCTTAGTGACAATTTTCTTTCAGGAGAGATTCCCGAATGTGTTTTCAACCTCCAAAACGTGGAAATCCTCCATCTTTTTTCAAACAACTTCACGGGAAAAATTCCCAAAGCTCTGGCTTCTCTGCCAAGGCTTCAAGTCCTTCAGTTATGGTCAAACAAGTTCTCGGGCCAAATCCCAAAACGTCTCGGAAATCAAAACAGCCTCACTGTCTTAGACCTTTCCTCAAACAACCTTACTGGGAAAATACCCGATACGCTATGCGACTCGGGCCGGCTTTTTAAGCTCATCCTCTTCTCGAATTCACTCGAAGGCGCAATCCCGCGAAGCTTGTCTTCTTGCAAGAGCTTGAGCAGAGTCAGACTCCAGAACAACAGGCTTTCAGGTGAATTATTGGCAGAGTTCACCAAACTCCCACTTGTCTATTTCCTGGATATCTCGGGCAACAATCTCTCTGGAAGAATCGACGACAGAAAGTGGGACATGCCATCTCTTCAAATGCTGAATATGGCGAGAAATCGATTTTTCGGGAAGTTACCGGAAACTTTCGGGGGCCAAAAGCTGGAGAACTTGGACTTGTCCGAAAATTGGTTCTCAGGAAGTATCTTGCCGAGTTTCGGGAACTTTCCGGAGCTAATGCAATTGAAGCTTTCTCACAATGAGCTCTCTGGTCCCATCCCTCAACAATTGTCTTCATGCAAAAAACTCGTTAGCCTCGACCTCAGCCACAACCGCCTCACCGGCACGATTCCCACTAGCCTGTCTGATATGCCGGTTCTGGGGGACCTAGATTTGTCCGAAAACCAAATATCGGGCGAGGTTCCGCTGAATTTGGGCGCTAAAGTATCGCTTGTTCAAGTCAACATTTCCCACAACAAACTCCACGGCATATTGCCGCCCACAGCAGTGTTTCTTGCCATAGATGCCAGCGCAGTGGACGGCAACAACCTCTGTGGTGGCGGTGACACTATGAGTGCTCTACCGCCGTGTAAGAGCGTTAAGAGAAACCCTACTTGGTGGTTTATTGTCACGTGTTTTCTTGTTGCATTATTGGCTTTTGGAGTTGCCAGTTATTTGTTTGTGTTATTGAGGAGGAGAAAGGAATTGGAGGTTAAATCGGTGGAGATCAAAGAAAGGATTTGGGAGCTGCAGTTTTTCGAATCAAAGGTTTCAAGATCGGTTACGATTCATGACATTTTATCGGCAGCCAAAGAAGATAATATCATTGCAAAGGGTAAGAATGGGATTTCATATAAAGGAGAATCGGTTTCCAACGGAATGCAATTCGTGGTAAAAGAGGATTCTGTGAAATCACTTCCACCAAGCTTTTGGTCACAGATGGTTGAACTTGGGAAGCTTAGGCACCCCAATGTGATCAAACTGATCGGAATATGTCATTCCGAAAACGATGCGTATGTGCTTTATGAGTATTGTGAAGGGAAAGTGTTGACTCAAGTTATgagagatttgagttgggatcAGCGCCGGAAAATTGCCGTTGGGATTGCGAAAGCACTACGTTTCTTGCATTGTTGTTGCTCGCCGAGCCTTGTAGCTGGTTGTATGTCACCAGAGAAAGTGATTGTGGACGCAAAAGATGAGCCTCATATTCGATTGAGTCTCTCCGCACAAGTTCGGACGGACTCCAGGGGATTCATTGCTTCTGCATACATTGCTCCGG ATGCTAAAGAAAGCAAAGTCATTACAGAGAAGAGTGACATATATGGGTTTGGGCTCGTCTTGATCGAATTGCTGACCGGAAAAGGCCCCACCGACACTGAATTTGGCGCGCACCAGAGCGTCGTCGAATGGGCACGGTACTGCTACTCTGACTGCCATCTTGATGTCTGGACCGACTTGGTGATCAGAGAACACGTGTCGAGCAATCAGAACGAGATTGTGGAAACCTTGAACCTAGCTCTTCACTGCACTGCTGGTGACCCCACTGCTAGACCATGCGCGAATGAACTGTATAAAACCCTAGACTCTATTCTGAGGA